From Dehalobacter sp.:
CCATAATCTGGGAGAACACCGATGCTGATTTGATTGCGAAATACCGCCAATGGGTTTTCCTGGACATGATGGAGGATTTTTTTGGTCCGGATAACCGAAAATATCTGATTTTCAGCAGGTATTACCAGGAGTTGAAGCATATCGGGCTCTACCATGACGATCAGATCATGGTCCTTGATTTTGGACAATTCGGCATCTTAGATCTGAAAGAGATGGCCGAATATTCCTGGCTGATGGAAAAATCAACACTGGAAATGGAGCTGGAAACCCTGCAGAAAGGGGAAGAACTTCGCTTGATTCACAGGAAGACAGATATCGAGGCCAGAGATGTTATCATTGAAGAAAAAAGCTCAGATATTCTGGTTTTAAATCTTACCGGAGTAGGTAAGCTATATGTTGCGGAGCTAATGGGGGAACTGCTCCGCAGGGGCGAAGAGATCTGGCCGGTCAAGTTCAAGCATGCGATATCCCGCTTTCGGGAAAAGATCTATTAATAGGTGATCTACCCATAGATGATATACTTAATTGTGAAAGAAACGCCCTGCCCGGAATATTTCTTATACTCCGAACAGGGCGCTTTATTTTATTGCTTTATAAACAAAATACTAAAGGTATGGTGCTATTCGAGGCCAAGTGAAGCACGATGCGAAACGCGACTGTTTGCGCCATGGATGGCGCAACAGTCGAAGCGCGGATAGCACCATGTCGTAAGCCCCTATTTTAACTTAGAAAATAAACGGCTGATCAAGATACTTCGAGAACAATTCAGGATTCACACATCTCGATTTTGCTTCCTCTAGGGTTACCATCTTCCGTTTGACCAGATTCGCCAGGGAATAATCCATCGGGGCCATACCGACTTTGATGCCAGTCTGAATAACTGTGTCAATCTGGTGGGTCTTGCCTTCGCGGATCATATTCCGGACAGCGTCATTGACGATGAGAGCTTCCATCGCTGCAACACGTCCGGTGCCATCAATAGTAGGCAGCAGCTGCTGGCAGATAATGCCCTGAAGAACAGATGCCAGCTGAACTTTAATCTGCTGCAGCTGATTCGGCGGAAAGACATCGATGATCCGGTCAATAGTAGTCGCTGCGGATGAAGTATGGAGCGTGGACAAGACCAGGTGGCCTGTTTCTGAAGCCATCAGGGCTGTGTTGATCGTCTCAAGGTCGCGCATTTCACCGACCAGGATAACATCGGGGTCTTCACGCAGTGCAGACCGTAAAGCATCTGCAAAGGTATGGGTATCGTCGCCAATCTCACGCTGGTTTATCATGCATTGATTATGGGCATGCAAATATTCGATCGGGTCTTCGATGGTAATGACGTGACTGTTGCGGTGCGTATTCATATGGCGCACCATGGCAGCAAGGGTAGTGGATTTACCGGAACCGGTCGGACCTGTGACCAGGATCAGACCTCTGGGTTTCATCGAGAGGTCTTTCAGGATATCGGGAAGTCCCAGTTCGTTTATGCTTGGAATATCAGGAACAATGACCCTGATCGCGGCTGCCATGCTTTTCCGTTGGCTGTAGACGTTAACCCTGAAACGGCTGATACCAGGGATCGTATAGGAAAAGTCAACTTCTCCCTTTTGCTGCAAACGGTTTTTCACGGGTTCATCCATCAGTTCGTCGACAAGCTCTTTAGTGTCCAACGGAGACAAATACTTGGCGTTTGCCATCGGAGTCAAGATACCATTGATTCTGAACATTGGGGGGAGACCGGTTGTGATGTGGAGGTCAGAAGCTTTCAGTTCCAATGACATTAAAAGTAAGTCCCTGATATTTAGATTCATACAAACACTCCTCAACATAATTAGATTTGATCGGTCTATTCAATACTATAGGTTACTTTTAATAATTCTTCCGTGGTGGTGGTTCCGTCCAGAACCAGACGGGTACAGGTATCACGCAGAGAAATATAGCCAAAGCGGCCGGCAATATGTCTTATTTGATCAGGAGTTACTCCCCGGTTAACCATCTCGCGGATATCCTTGTTGATCGGAATGATTTCATGGATGGCAGTTCTGCCGTGATAGCCTGTGTAATTACAGGCAGGACATCCAGTCCCTTTGTATAGCGGCTGGGGTTCTCGCAGTTTCAGCAGCATCATTTCGGCATGTTCCGGCCGGTATGAAGTTTTGCATTTCGTGCATATTTTACGGACAAGTCTCTGTGCCATCAGGCCGACAACCGCGGAAGAGACGAGATAGGATTCAATTCCCATATCGACAAGTCGGAGGATCGAGGAAGCTGCGTCGTTGGTATGAATGGTGCTTAAGACCAGATGGCCGGTGATGGCAGAACGGATCGCAATCTGGGCTGTTTCAGAGTCCCGGATCTCTCCGATCATGATAATGTCCGGGTCCTGACGCAAAATGGACCGCAGTCCCGAAGCAAAAGTCAGGCCAGCTTTGGTATTGACCTGGACCTGGTTGATCCCATCCATCCGGTATTCAACAGGATCTTCTACGGTGATGATATTGACAGTGGGTTTATTCAACTCCCGCATGACTGCATAAAGTGTCGTGGTTTTTCCGGAACCGGTGGGGCCCGAAACAAGGATGATCCCATTCGGACTTTTAATAATCCTGTCAAACAGCTCAAGATTTTCGGTAGTGAAGCCCAGTTCGGATTTGGTATAGGTACTATTTCTCATCCCAAGGACACGGATTACAATCTTTTCTCCGTGGACGGTAGGCAGAATGGATAGTCTGAGGTCAACATTGTTGCCGTCAATGCTGACTTCGATCCTGCCGTCCTGGGGCAGACGCTTCTCGGCAATATCCATTTGTCCCATGATCTTGATTCTGGTGACAATGGCCTGGTGGGCCGCTTTGGATGTTTTCATGGCTTCCTGAAGTTCTCCGTCTATTCGGTAGCGGATCCGCATTTCATCGTCAGAAGGCTCAATATGTATATCGCTCGCATTGGTCTTGATGGCATGCTGGATCACGGAATTGACTAGTCTTACGACCGGTGCATTCGTCACCTCATCGCCGAACTGGTCGTCAATTCCGGAAAAATCAACAAGGTCATAGGTTTGTTTCAGTTCTTCAATCGCTTTTTCGGCGCTTTCCTTGCCATAATAGCGCTCGATCGCATTCATGATATCTGACGCGGTAGCCATGGCTGGCTTGATGTCAAGGAGGGTGGCCCGTTTGACATCATCGATCGCATAAAAGTCCAACGGATCGACCATGGCAACGATTAGCACATTGTTTTCCTTCCTGATCGGGATCAAGGAATGCTTTCTGACCATTCCTTCCGTAATCAGACCGGTCGCCAGAGGATCTATCGGAGTTTCGCCAAGGTCAAAGTATGGAATGTGATATTGAAATTCCAGCACTTTGAGTAGCTGTTTTTCCGTAATGGATTTCGTTTCAATAAGGATCTCGCCCAGTTTTTTAGAAGTTTTGGACTGCATTTCCAAAGCATCTTCGAGCTGCTTGGTAGTAATCACCTCTGATTCAACTAAAAGCTGTCCCAGTTTTCGCATCGTTTCCGGCATATTTTTTCTCCAATTGATTGTTTATGTTTTGTCTATTTTAATTTATTGTATTATAGTGTAAATCAAAAATAAAGAAAAATTGCTAATATTTACAAATCCTGCGAATTTAGATACCCTAAGGGAAGAAAGATTAAAGGAGTGTTTGAGATGGAAACGTTTTTTATGGAACATGTTTGGCTGGTCTATTTGGGTTTATTTATCGTCGGGATTGCTGCCGGGAGATTT
This genomic window contains:
- a CDS encoding type IV pilus twitching motility protein PilT gives rise to the protein MNLNIRDLLLMSLELKASDLHITTGLPPMFRINGILTPMANAKYLSPLDTKELVDELMDEPVKNRLQQKGEVDFSYTIPGISRFRVNVYSQRKSMAAAIRVIVPDIPSINELGLPDILKDLSMKPRGLILVTGPTGSGKSTTLAAMVRHMNTHRNSHVITIEDPIEYLHAHNQCMINQREIGDDTHTFADALRSALREDPDVILVGEMRDLETINTALMASETGHLVLSTLHTSSAATTIDRIIDVFPPNQLQQIKVQLASVLQGIICQQLLPTIDGTGRVAAMEALIVNDAVRNMIREGKTHQIDTVIQTGIKVGMAPMDYSLANLVKRKMVTLEEAKSRCVNPELFSKYLDQPFIF
- the tadA gene encoding Flp pilus assembly complex ATPase component TadA, whose protein sequence is MPETMRKLGQLLVESEVITTKQLEDALEMQSKTSKKLGEILIETKSITEKQLLKVLEFQYHIPYFDLGETPIDPLATGLITEGMVRKHSLIPIRKENNVLIVAMVDPLDFYAIDDVKRATLLDIKPAMATASDIMNAIERYYGKESAEKAIEELKQTYDLVDFSGIDDQFGDEVTNAPVVRLVNSVIQHAIKTNASDIHIEPSDDEMRIRYRIDGELQEAMKTSKAAHQAIVTRIKIMGQMDIAEKRLPQDGRIEVSIDGNNVDLRLSILPTVHGEKIVIRVLGMRNSTYTKSELGFTTENLELFDRIIKSPNGIILVSGPTGSGKTTTLYAVMRELNKPTVNIITVEDPVEYRMDGINQVQVNTKAGLTFASGLRSILRQDPDIIMIGEIRDSETAQIAIRSAITGHLVLSTIHTNDAASSILRLVDMGIESYLVSSAVVGLMAQRLVRKICTKCKTSYRPEHAEMMLLKLREPQPLYKGTGCPACNYTGYHGRTAIHEIIPINKDIREMVNRGVTPDQIRHIAGRFGYISLRDTCTRLVLDGTTTTEELLKVTYSIE